Proteins encoded together in one Melospiza melodia melodia isolate bMelMel2 unplaced genomic scaffold, bMelMel2.pri scaffold_184, whole genome shotgun sequence window:
- the LOC134433514 gene encoding mannose-P-dolichol utilization defect 1 protein-like, producing MEPLRPWLVPFLLPEHCFDRFFLHFQLLDVPCLKILLSKVLGYGIVAGSVLVKVPQLLKVWGSRSGGGLSLPSVLLELLALGGSVGYGCARGFPFSAWGESLFLLLQTLTLLFLILHFGGRTGRGLALVAVFGAFLGILVSPLTPLSFVTTLQALNLPIIILSRLIQIVTNARQGHTGQLSGVSTGLLFGGALARIFTSLTVRPLPKKHPKIPK from the exons ATGGAGCCGCTCCGGCCTTGGCTCGTCCCGTTCCTGCTGCCCGAGCACTGCTTCGACCGATTCTTCCTCCACTTCCAGCTGCTCGATG TTCCGTGCCTAAAAATCCTCCTGAGCAAAGTTCTGGGCTATGGAATCGTGGCAGGATCCGTCCTGG TGAAGGTGCCCCAGCTGCTGAAGGTTTGGGGGTCCCGCAGTGGCGGGGGGCTCAGCCTCCCCtcggtgctgctggagctgctggccctggggggcTCCGTGGGCTACGGCTGCGCCAGGGGCTTCCCCTTCAG cGCCTGGGGGGAGtcgctcttcctcctcctgcagaccctcaccctcctcttcctcatcctgcaCTTCGGGGGCCGCACGGGCCGAG GGCTGGCGCTCGTGGCCGTTTTTGGGgcgtttttggggattttggtgtcaCCTCTGACCCCGCTGAGCTTCGTCACCACCCTGCAGGCCCTGAACCTGCCCATCATCATCCTCAGCAGg ctgATCCAGATCGTCACCAACGCCCGGCAGGGCCACACGGGGCAGCTCTCGGGGGTCTCCACGGGGCTCCTCTTTGGGGGGGCCCTGGCTCGGATCTTCACCTCCCTCAcggtgagacccctccccaaaaaacaccccaaaatcccaaaa
- the LOC134433516 gene encoding cGMP-specific 3',5'-cyclic phosphodiesterase-like yields the protein MESQCDYSMYFPAVPFPPREFLAGDSSGYRALPRRNHLYLGETVRFLLVLRRNAANPDRNPDKNPDRNPDKNPDKNPDKNPEGTPAHPDRSPAHSGSNPAHPSQSPAHPDSGPAHPGGGPA from the coding sequence ATGGAATCCCAATGCGATTACTCCATGTACTTCCCCGCCGTCCCCTTCCCTCCGCGGGAATTTCTGGCGGGAGATTCCTCCGGTTACCGCGCCCTGCCCCGCCGCAACCACCTGTACCTGGGCGAGACCGTGCGCTTCCTGCTGGTGCTGCGCAGAAACGCCGCGAACCCCGACAGAAATCCCGATAAAAATCCCGACAGAAATCCCGATAAAAACCCCGATAAAAACCCCGATAAAAATCCTGAGGGAACTCCCGCCCACCCCGACAGAAGCCCCGCCCACTCCGGGTCAAACCCCGCCCACCCCAGCCAAAGCCCCGCCCACCCAGACAGCGGCCCCGCCCAccccggcggcggccccgcc